Proteins from a single region of Rhodospirillales bacterium:
- the thrS gene encoding threonine--tRNA ligase codes for MEQKAEKQIQITLPDGAVRTYASGVTALDIAEDISKSLAKAVIAVQIDGELSDLSLPITGDASIALVKRNGDDDKDIALEMIRHDAAHVMAQAVQSLFPGTQVTIGPAIENGFYYDFARNEPFSTEDLEAIEKEMRKIVERGAPFEREVWDRGAAIAYFKDKGEYYKAELIEDLPEGEEIKIYRQGQGENGWLDLCRGPHMPTTRHVGTAFKLLKVAGAYWRGDSDKAMLTRIYGTAWRDDKELKAYLTQLEEAEKRDHRKLGNEMDLFHFQPEAQGSCFWHPKGYVIYHALEDYIRRRVNDDGYNEIKTPQLIDNKLWEKSGHWGKYRENMFVVPDEIPSGEDDGPVVSDKAFEKLMALKPMNCPAHVQVFNQGIKSYRDLPIRLAEFGCCHRNEAHGALHGLMRVRQMTQDDAHIFCREDQITEESIRFCNLIKRVYTDLGFEDVRVVLALRPEMRAGSDEVWDKAENGLRKALNEAGLEFEEEEGEGAFYGPKVEYHIRDAIGRSWQCGTLQLDFVLPERLDASYIGEDGAKHRPVMLHRAVLGTLERFIGILIESTGGKLPLWLAPVQCVVATITGSADDYAKDVCAALKAAGIRADLDIRNEKINYKVREHSVAKVPNLFVVGAREAEERTVAIRRLGSNDQNVDPLDDAISALVQEAQPPF; via the coding sequence ATGGAACAAAAAGCAGAAAAACAAATTCAAATTACATTGCCTGATGGAGCGGTGCGCACATATGCGTCCGGTGTGACGGCGCTCGACATTGCCGAAGATATTTCGAAATCATTGGCCAAGGCGGTGATTGCGGTGCAAATTGATGGCGAGCTTAGCGATTTGTCACTGCCGATTACGGGCGATGCTTCTATCGCTTTGGTTAAGCGCAACGGGGATGATGATAAAGACATTGCCCTGGAGATGATCCGCCATGATGCAGCGCATGTGATGGCGCAGGCCGTGCAGAGTCTTTTTCCGGGGACGCAGGTGACAATCGGTCCGGCGATTGAAAACGGGTTTTATTATGATTTTGCGCGCAATGAGCCGTTCAGCACGGAAGATCTTGAGGCTATCGAAAAAGAAATGCGCAAAATCGTTGAACGCGGCGCGCCTTTCGAGCGCGAGGTTTGGGATCGCGGCGCAGCGATTGCCTATTTCAAAGACAAGGGCGAGTATTACAAGGCCGAGCTGATCGAGGATTTGCCAGAAGGCGAAGAGATCAAAATTTATCGGCAGGGCCAAGGGGAGAATGGTTGGCTGGATTTATGCCGCGGGCCGCATATGCCAACAACGCGCCATGTCGGTACGGCATTTAAATTGTTGAAAGTCGCCGGGGCCTACTGGCGCGGGGACAGCGACAAGGCGATGCTGACGCGGATTTACGGCACAGCCTGGCGCGATGATAAGGAACTCAAAGCCTATCTGACGCAGCTTGAAGAAGCGGAAAAACGCGATCATCGCAAACTTGGCAATGAAATGGATTTGTTCCATTTTCAACCCGAAGCGCAAGGGTCATGTTTCTGGCATCCCAAAGGCTATGTGATTTATCATGCGCTGGAAGATTATATCCGCCGGCGGGTGAATGATGATGGCTATAATGAGATCAAGACGCCGCAATTGATTGATAACAAGCTTTGGGAAAAATCCGGGCATTGGGGGAAATACCGCGAAAATATGTTCGTCGTGCCCGATGAAATTCCTTCGGGCGAAGATGACGGGCCGGTGGTATCGGACAAGGCGTTTGAAAAGCTGATGGCCTTGAAGCCGATGAACTGCCCGGCGCATGTGCAGGTGTTTAATCAGGGGATTAAGTCCTACCGCGATTTACCGATCCGTCTGGCTGAGTTTGGCTGTTGCCACCGAAATGAAGCGCATGGAGCGCTGCACGGGCTGATGCGCGTACGGCAAATGACGCAGGATGATGCGCATATTTTCTGCCGCGAGGATCAAATTACCGAAGAATCGATTCGCTTTTGTAACCTGATCAAGCGCGTTTATACGGATCTGGGCTTTGAGGATGTACGTGTAGTGCTGGCTTTGCGCCCGGAAATGCGTGCAGGCAGCGATGAGGTTTGGGACAAGGCTGAAAATGGTTTGCGTAAGGCGCTGAATGAAGCTGGCCTCGAATTTGAGGAAGAAGAAGGCGAAGGTGCATTTTACGGGCCGAAGGTCGAATATCATATTCGTGATGCGATTGGGCGGAGCTGGCAATGCGGGACATTACAGCTCGACTTTGTTTTGCCGGAGCGCCTGGATGCAAGCTATATTGGCGAGGATGGGGCCAAGCACCGCCCGGTGATGCTGCACCGCGCAGTTTTGGGAACGCTGGAGCGGTTTATCGGCATATTGATTGAAAGCACGGGCGGGAAATTGCCGTTATGGCTTGCGCCGGTGCAGTGCGTGGTGGCAACGATTACCGGCAGCGCCGATGATTATGCAAAGGATGTGTGCGCGGCTCTGAAAGCGGCGGGCATACGCGCCGATCTGGATATTCGCAACGAGAAAATTAATTACAAAGTGCGTGAGCATAGCGTTGCCAAAGTACCGAATTTGTTTGTGGTCGGTGCGCGTGAAGCCGAAGAGCGCACAGTGGCTATTCGCCGGTTGGGCTCGAATGACCAGAACGTTGATCCTCTGGATGATGCAATCTCTGCGTTAGTGCAAGAAGCTCAACCTCCGTTTTAA
- a CDS encoding HlyD family type I secretion periplasmic adaptor subunit — translation MASPSGQGRPIYDDKKTINDTDEWQGVRDSWAKEQAGKVHARALAVFDTDDDMPLSKHLLFMAITSFFVIFIVWANFASLDEVTRGNGKVIPSSDIQALQSLDAGVVEKILVHEGDLVEAGQALMQLDQIEAESDLGANKARYLGLLASITRLSAEAEGKGTVEFPQEVMKGAPQSVTEELNAFRANQQSMNGQRNVLQQQMSQRESELREVGTRIADTRGVIALQRQEAGMVRPLVEKGSAPKMELLQLERTIKEKNAELNSYTSSVPRIKASIEEARGRIAELETNMKAQAQAELSAKLIEMNEIKERLAALKQRKGRTVLKSPVNGTIQEITVSTIGGVVRPGEDIIKIVPKDDQLIVEAKVSPKDRAFIFPGQKAVIKLTAYDFSIYGGLDGELVDISADTIEDQEGNSFYRVKLRTDKTELVRKGEVLPITTGMVASVDILTGKKTVMQYLLKPFIKTLDNAMNER, via the coding sequence ATGGCCTCGCCATCGGGACAGGGCCGACCGATTTATGATGATAAAAAAACGATCAATGATACCGACGAATGGCAAGGCGTCCGTGATAGCTGGGCCAAGGAACAGGCCGGAAAGGTGCATGCGCGAGCTTTGGCCGTGTTTGATACTGATGATGATATGCCGCTTTCCAAGCATCTTTTGTTTATGGCGATCACATCATTTTTTGTAATTTTTATTGTTTGGGCAAATTTTGCTTCGCTGGATGAAGTCACGCGCGGGAATGGCAAGGTGATCCCGTCAAGCGATATTCAAGCGCTGCAAAGCCTGGATGCCGGTGTTGTTGAGAAAATTTTGGTGCATGAAGGCGACCTTGTCGAGGCCGGGCAGGCTTTGATGCAACTTGATCAGATTGAAGCGGAGTCGGATTTGGGCGCCAATAAAGCGCGCTATCTGGGTTTGCTGGCCTCCATTACGCGGCTTTCCGCTGAAGCGGAAGGCAAAGGCACGGTTGAGTTTCCTCAAGAAGTTATGAAGGGCGCACCGCAAAGCGTTACAGAAGAGCTCAACGCGTTTCGGGCTAATCAGCAGTCGATGAACGGGCAACGTAACGTGTTGCAACAGCAGATGAGTCAACGTGAATCCGAGCTGCGTGAAGTGGGCACGCGCATTGCCGATACGCGCGGGGTGATTGCTTTGCAGCGCCAGGAAGCAGGTATGGTGCGTCCGTTGGTTGAAAAAGGCTCGGCGCCGAAGATGGAATTGCTGCAGCTTGAGCGCACAATTAAAGAGAAAAATGCAGAGCTTAACAGCTATACGTCGAGTGTGCCGCGGATCAAAGCTTCGATTGAAGAGGCGCGCGGGCGGATTGCCGAGTTGGAGACGAATATGAAGGCGCAAGCCCAAGCCGAGCTTTCAGCCAAGCTGATCGAGATGAATGAGATTAAGGAGCGGCTGGCGGCGCTGAAACAGCGCAAAGGACGCACTGTTTTGAAATCGCCGGTGAACGGGACTATTCAGGAAATTACGGTGAGTACGATTGGCGGGGTTGTGCGCCCGGGTGAGGACATCATCAAGATTGTGCCCAAGGATGATCAGCTTATTGTCGAAGCGAAAGTCAGCCCCAAGGACCGGGCCTTTATCTTTCCAGGGCAAAAGGCGGTGATTAAGCTCACAGCCTATGATTTTTCCATTTATGGCGGGCTGGACGGTGAACTGGTTGATATTTCAGCCGATACGATTGAGGATCAGGAAGGTAACAGTTTTTACCGGGTGAAATTACGCACCGATAAAACCGAGCTGGTGCGCAAAGGCGAGGTGCTGCCGATTACGACCGGGATGGTGGCGAGCGTCGATATTTTGACGGGCAAGAAGACAGTGATGCAGTATTTGCTAAAACCCTTTATAAAGACTCTCGACAACGCCATGAATGAACGCTAG
- a CDS encoding type I secretion system permease/ATPase, with translation MVNDKSSKESKDVQEPQDAPDNGVAVNIVDKEGDPWPLQADRMAIRMPLVDCLRIMAGHYGRRTSNDALVAGLPIPNKGITPSLFIRAAERAGMQAHLADRSLDSLAIAPNLPCILALEEGQACILWDIKYPEKHTPKKRDNQNVVIHPETAFIVQFPETPDERQKLTLEQLKNLYSGYAFFIRPVARVDDRAGPAEIDTGRDWFWSAFWKNKTLYKEVAVAAIMINMFGIAGSLFIMNVYDRVVPNNAFETLWVLAAGILIVYFFDFMLRNLRAHFLDYAGRKADVVISSALFEQMMGMSMEARPASAGVLAANMKEFETLRDFFTSATMVALIDLPFVLLFIAIIAVLGGPIAFVPLAAIPLIVGMGFFLQKPLQKVIKASLQESALKNALLFETIIGLETIKVQAAEGHTQRSWEELTDKASRTSVKSRQIAAFAQNWAMFVQQAVSAVIVIVGVYLIAAGSLSMGGLIACVILSGRAMGPLAQVAGLMTRFSQSHEALKQLDDLMKKPVERPAGKHFVTLPHIRGQLEFRDVVFHYPGQSTPALNHISLTIEPGEKVGIIGAVGSGKTTLERLLINLYAPASGSVQIDGTDVRQIDPGDLRRNVGSVQQSPQLFFGSVRQNITMGHETAPDRAVLRAAQLSGVMEFLKDSQAGLDTQVGERGEALSGGQRQAVAIARSLLYDPPILVLDEPTASMDPASENRLKKRLDEICRDKTVMLITHKGAMLDLVDKLILIDRGRLVAYGPKDEVIRKLQARQYGTEAENTQV, from the coding sequence ATGGTGAATGATAAGAGTTCGAAGGAATCGAAGGACGTGCAGGAACCACAAGACGCACCTGATAACGGCGTTGCTGTAAACATCGTTGATAAAGAAGGCGATCCATGGCCGTTGCAGGCCGACCGGATGGCGATCCGGATGCCGCTGGTCGATTGTCTGCGTATAATGGCCGGGCATTATGGGCGCCGCACCAGCAATGACGCTTTGGTGGCAGGCTTGCCCATTCCCAATAAAGGCATTACGCCATCGCTGTTTATCCGCGCCGCTGAGCGCGCGGGGATGCAGGCGCATCTTGCGGATCGTTCGCTGGATTCTTTGGCCATTGCGCCGAACCTGCCATGCATTCTGGCATTGGAAGAAGGCCAGGCATGCATTTTATGGGACATTAAGTATCCTGAAAAACATACGCCGAAAAAACGGGATAATCAGAATGTTGTTATTCATCCCGAAACAGCGTTTATTGTCCAGTTTCCCGAGACTCCCGATGAGCGCCAAAAACTCACATTAGAGCAGCTTAAAAATCTTTACAGCGGCTATGCGTTTTTTATTCGTCCGGTGGCGCGGGTGGATGACCGGGCCGGGCCGGCGGAAATTGATACGGGCCGGGACTGGTTCTGGTCGGCATTTTGGAAGAACAAAACGCTGTATAAAGAAGTCGCGGTGGCGGCGATTATGATCAATATGTTCGGGATTGCCGGATCACTCTTTATCATGAATGTGTATGACCGGGTGGTGCCGAATAATGCGTTTGAAACGCTATGGGTTTTGGCCGCCGGGATTTTGATCGTTTATTTCTTTGATTTTATGCTGCGCAATTTGCGGGCGCATTTTCTTGATTATGCGGGGCGCAAAGCCGATGTGGTGATTTCTTCAGCACTGTTTGAACAGATGATGGGGATGAGTATGGAAGCGCGCCCGGCCAGTGCGGGCGTACTGGCTGCCAATATGAAAGAGTTTGAAACGCTGCGCGATTTCTTTACCAGCGCGACGATGGTAGCGCTGATTGATCTGCCTTTTGTATTGCTGTTTATCGCGATTATCGCTGTTTTAGGCGGGCCGATTGCGTTTGTACCGCTCGCAGCCATTCCGCTGATTGTCGGGATGGGTTTTTTCCTGCAAAAGCCTTTGCAGAAGGTGATAAAAGCGTCTTTGCAGGAAAGTGCGTTGAAAAACGCTTTGCTGTTCGAAACGATTATCGGGCTGGAAACGATCAAAGTGCAGGCCGCAGAAGGCCATACGCAGCGTAGCTGGGAAGAGCTTACCGATAAGGCATCGCGGACGTCTGTTAAATCGCGGCAGATTGCGGCGTTCGCGCAGAACTGGGCGATGTTTGTTCAACAGGCTGTAAGCGCGGTGATTGTAATTGTCGGAGTGTATTTGATTGCCGCCGGTTCGCTGTCCATGGGGGGATTGATTGCATGCGTGATTTTATCGGGCCGGGCGATGGGGCCGCTCGCGCAAGTTGCTGGATTGATGACGCGCTTTAGTCAGTCCCATGAGGCGTTGAAGCAGCTTGATGATTTGATGAAAAAGCCGGTGGAGCGCCCTGCGGGCAAGCATTTTGTAACTTTACCGCATATTCGCGGGCAACTTGAGTTTCGAGATGTTGTATTTCATTATCCGGGGCAGTCTACGCCGGCACTTAACCATATCAGCCTTACGATCGAGCCAGGTGAGAAGGTCGGGATTATTGGCGCGGTTGGTTCAGGGAAGACGACGCTGGAGCGGTTGTTGATCAACCTTTATGCGCCGGCAAGCGGCTCGGTGCAGATTGACGGGACCGACGTACGCCAGATTGATCCGGGTGATTTACGCCGGAATGTCGGGAGCGTACAACAAAGCCCGCAACTGTTTTTTGGCTCTGTACGCCAGAATATCACAATGGGGCATGAAACGGCGCCGGACCGGGCCGTGTTACGGGCGGCACAGCTTTCAGGCGTGATGGAATTTTTGAAAGATTCTCAAGCCGGGCTAGATACGCAAGTAGGTGAGCGCGGGGAAGCACTTTCCGGGGGTCAGCGCCAGGCGGTCGCGATTGCACGCTCTTTACTTTATGACCCACCGATTTTGGTTTTGGATGAGCCGACGGCATCGATGGACCCGGCTTCAGAAAACCGTCTCAAGAAACGTCTTGATGAAATTTGTAGGGATAAGACCGTAATGCTGATTACGCATAAGGGCGCGATGCTGGATCTGGTTGATAAACTGATCCTGATCGATCGCGGACGTTTGGTGGCGTATGGCCCGAAAGATGAAGTGATCCGTAAATTGCAGGCCCGCCAGTATGGGACAGAAGCAGAGAATACACAGGTGTAA
- a CDS encoding TolC family outer membrane protein yields MSERNSPVILKKNSIRMLCLTVSSVALLGLSAGSALSQDEALHQSLSVSLKDAVATGVSTNPEYGVVAASRRATDEELKQGRALYFPSIDMRADAGFEHSDDPATRGGTDSDDEENLLRKEVSLTLTQMLFDGFDTKYEVERQKARVNSSANRVRETAELVGLSIVESYLEVLRQRQLLVISRQNVADHISILDQIQDGVDAGRSTQADMEQAKARLAAAKATESSTRQALRNAESQYRSDVGDAPGQLSMPVIPYDVLSASAEQEVEKVLAYSPTLDIFESDIEVAYAEAHQTRSTFYPQVDFQLNGRTGHDINGVEGTDTSASALVVVNWNLYRGGADMARSREFLHRHQQSKESRAEAARQVENDVRQTWAAMVSAGERAREFAAQADANVEVVKAYKDQFNLDRRTLLDVLDAQNELFVSRSNTINAEFLEMFAVYRLMALKGSLLPTLGVEYPRESVVAADDSWSTSKKMEAR; encoded by the coding sequence ATGAGTGAGAGGAACAGTCCCGTGATTTTAAAGAAAAACTCTATTCGTATGTTGTGCCTGACGGTTTCAAGTGTGGCCTTGCTTGGTTTAAGCGCTGGCTCTGCTTTATCTCAGGATGAAGCTTTGCACCAGTCTTTGAGCGTTTCTTTGAAGGATGCTGTGGCAACGGGCGTATCTACAAATCCGGAATATGGCGTTGTTGCGGCGAGCCGCCGGGCAACGGATGAAGAGCTTAAACAGGGCCGGGCTCTGTATTTCCCTTCTATTGATATGCGTGCTGATGCTGGTTTTGAGCATAGTGATGATCCGGCAACGCGCGGAGGAACGGACAGTGATGATGAAGAAAATCTGCTGCGTAAAGAAGTCTCCCTCACGCTGACACAAATGTTGTTTGACGGATTTGATACGAAGTATGAGGTTGAGCGCCAAAAAGCGCGGGTAAATTCTTCTGCTAACCGCGTTCGCGAAACGGCTGAACTGGTCGGGCTTTCTATTGTTGAGTCTTATCTTGAAGTGCTGCGTCAGCGTCAATTGCTGGTAATTTCACGTCAGAATGTGGCCGATCACATTTCTATTCTTGATCAAATTCAAGATGGCGTTGATGCCGGACGCTCAACGCAAGCGGATATGGAGCAGGCCAAAGCTCGCCTTGCGGCGGCGAAAGCGACAGAATCCAGCACGCGTCAGGCTTTGCGCAATGCGGAAAGCCAGTACCGTTCCGATGTTGGTGATGCGCCAGGGCAACTCTCTATGCCGGTTATTCCTTATGATGTTCTGAGCGCAAGTGCAGAACAGGAAGTTGAGAAAGTTTTGGCATACAGCCCGACTTTAGATATTTTCGAATCCGATATTGAAGTGGCCTATGCCGAGGCGCATCAAACACGCTCGACCTTCTATCCGCAGGTTGATTTTCAACTCAATGGACGCACCGGACATGATATTAATGGCGTTGAGGGTACGGATACAAGCGCATCTGCTTTGGTGGTTGTGAACTGGAATTTGTATCGCGGCGGCGCGGATATGGCGCGCTCACGCGAGTTTTTGCATCGTCACCAACAGTCTAAAGAAAGCCGCGCGGAAGCAGCTCGTCAGGTTGAGAATGATGTGCGTCAGACGTGGGCGGCAATGGTATCAGCGGGTGAACGCGCGCGCGAGTTTGCAGCGCAGGCTGATGCCAATGTTGAGGTTGTAAAAGCGTATAAAGATCAGTTTAATTTGGACCGCCGGACGCTTTTGGATGTTTTGGATGCACAAAATGAGCTGTTTGTTTCGCGTTCCAACACGATTAATGCTGAATTTCTGGAAATGTTTGCCGTTTATCGCTTGATGGCGTTAAAAGGCAGCTTGCTCCCGACCCTTGGTGTCGAGTATCCTAGAGAAAGTGTTGTGGCTGCTGATGATAGCTGGAGCACATCCAAGAAGATGGAGGCCAGATAG